The genomic stretch CTTCACCCTGCTGCTGCTGATCTATGCGGTGATCTTCGCCGCGCTGAACCTGGATCCCATCACCCTGCGCATTCCCTACCTGCCGCTCATCGACACCCAGCCCATGAGCAAGGCCGTGGTCGTGCTGCTGGCCGTGGCGCTGGGCATCTTGATCTGGGCCGTGGTGTCCTTCCTGGGCTCCATGCAGTTCCGGTTGCGCATCCGCCAGCTGGAGCGGCAGAACCGCGACCTGCGCCTGGAACTGGCCAACCTGCGCAACAAATCCATCCTGGAAGACCACAGCCTGGAGGGCACCGACGCGCCGGTGACGAAGAGCGACGATTCGGGCGCGCTCGATCTGGACCTGCCGGACGAAGACGGCGACGACGACGTGTTCGGTGACGTCACCCATGTGAGGAACTCCGAGCGATGATGGACATCCTCTTTCTGCTGGCCGCCCTGCTCATCGGGCTGCTGATCGCCTACCGCTGGGTGCGCCGCAAGGAATCCGGCGAGGGCGGCGACCCCTTCGTGGACGGCCTGGAAGCCATGGTGCGGCGGGATTGGCGCGAGGCCGGGCGCTGCTTCAAGCGCGCCGTGGAGCAAGACAGCGAGAACATCCGCGCCTACGAGCAGCTGGGCCGCGTCTTCCGCGAGCTGGGCGAACTGCCCAAGGCCGTCAAGATCCACAGCGACCTCACGGTGCGCGAGGGCCTCTCCGGCGTGGACCGCTCGCGCATCCACCTGGAACTCGCCAAGGACCTGCGCAAGATGGGCCGGCTGCGCGAGGCGCAGGAGGCCGCCGCCAAGGCCGTGGAGGCCGACCGCCGCAACGTCGCGGCCCTGGTCGTGCAGCTGGAGTTGCACGAGCAGGAGCGGCGCTGGGACGACGCGCTCTCCGTGCTCAAGCGGATCGAATCGGTGAGCGGCCGCGAGCAGAACAACCGGCGCAGCCAGATCCTCGTCGAACAGGGCCGGCAGAAGATGGCCGACGGCCAGGGCCGGCCCGGGCGGATCCTGGTCAAGGAGGCGCTCAAGCTCAACCCCAAGTCGGCGGCGGGCTACATCCTGATGGGCGACAGCTACCTGACGGAGTCGCGGATCGACGAGGCCATCCAATACTGGGAGAAGCTGCCCTTCGAAGTGCCCGAGCGGGCCAGCCTGGTCTTCGAGCGGCTGGAGGCGGTCTACTTCGATCACGGCCGTTTCGGCGAGATGGAGAAGTTCTACACGCGCGTGATCCAGCAGCGTCCGGACAATCCGGACGCCTACCTGGCGCTGGCGGGCTTCTACGAGCGCAAGGGTGATTTCGCCCTGGCCATCAGCATCCTGGAGAACGGCCTGGCCAAGATCCCGGGCAGCCTGGATCTCTCGCGCATGCTGATCCGCCTGCTGGCGCGCTCCGGCCAGACCCAGCGGCTGGTGACCTACACCGTGGAGCTGGCGGACCGCCTGCTGCGCAAGTCGCGGCTCTACCGCTGCCGCAGCTGCGGGCACGAGTCGGACGAGTTCCACTTCCGCTGCCCCGGCTGCCAGGGCTGGGAAACCCTGGAACGGCCCAAACTCAATTGACGCGAGCGGACCCGCGGAGACGGTTGTGACCCTCCGGCGCGCAGCCCGTGAATGCCTCGACACCCTGCTTCGGCGGGGTGTTCGGCATGGGGCGGGTGTGACACGCGGCGCGCTGCTCCTCGGGGCCCTGCTGGCCGCTGCGCCCGCGGCCCGGGGGGCGCTGACCCCGGAACTGTGGGCCACGCGGGATTCGCTGGCCCTGGCGCGCGCCGCGGAGACCGAGGCCGAGCGCCTGCTGCTGGCCACCGTGCGCCAGCGCGATCCCCGGCAGGTGGCGGGGGTCATGCGCCGGCTGGCCCGGCTGGACGTGCCGCGCTGGCAGCGCCGGGAGGCGCTGGTCACGCTCTGCGAGTACTTCTGTGTCACGGGCGCGGCGGACTCCCTGGCCCGGCGGGCGGGCGAGCTGCGCGAATTGACGGGCGAGGACTGGCGCTGTCCCCTGCAGGCGGCGAGCGCGCCGGTTGCGGCGGCCGCCCCGGGAGCGTGGTGGGTGCAGGTGGGGGCCTTCTCCAGCGAGTCGGCGGCCAAGGCGGCGCTCAAGGGGCTGGGTTCCGCGGCGCAGCGGCGCGTGCTGCGCGAGAGTGCGCTCTGGAAGGCCCGGCTGGGACCCTTCGCCAGCCGCGGGGAGGCCGAGCGCGCCGCCCGCGATTGGCAGCAGGCCGGCCGGTTGAAGGAGTTCCGCCTGCTGGAGGCCGCCGCGAAGTAGCGCGACCCGACAGACCGCCGCAACACAGATGGAATCCATGGACCAGCTGGACAACCCCGCACCCGCCGATCCCACTCCCCAGGCCCGCCCGGCCGACGGCACGCCCATGCTGCGCCAGTATCACGAGATCAAGCAGCGCCATCCCGGCCACGTGCTGTTCTACCGCATGGGCGACTTCTACGAGATGTTCTTCGAGGACGCCCGCATCGCCCACGAGGTGCTGGGGCTGACCCTGACCAGCCGCGGCCAGCAGGGCGGGCTGGACGTGCCGCTGGCGGGCTTCCCTTACCACGCCCTGGAACCCCACCTGGCCAAGATGGTCAAGGCCGGCTATCGCGTGGCCGTCTGCGAGCAGGTGGAGGATCCCAAAAAAGCCAAGGGCCTGGTACGCCGGGATGTGGTGGAGGTGATCACCGCCGGCACGAGTTTCAACGACGGCGTGCTGGGGATGGCCCGCAACAACTACCTGGCCGCGCTGGCGGAGGCCGGTCCGGGCTGGGCGCTGGCCTGGGCCGACGTGACCACCGGCGAGTTCCGCGCCGGGCAGTTCAGCCCGGAGAACCTGCGCCTGCTGCTGGCGGGCCTGGAGCCGGCGGAGATCCTGCTGCCGCGCTCGTTGGCCCGGGACGAGCCCGCCGGACGCGGGCGCGAGCTGGCCGCGCTGGCCGGCAGCGCCGTGCTGACCAAACTCGAGGACTGGTTCTTCGACCCAAACGTCGCCCAGCGCGACCTGAAGGAACACTACGGCACGGCCAGCCTGAAGGGCTTCGGGCTGGACGACCTGCCCGTGGCCGCGGCCTGCGCCGCCGCCCTGCTGGGCTACGCGCGGGAGAACCTGCGCTCGCCGCTTGAACACTTCAGCCTGCCTGCGCGGCACGAGCTGGGCGGCAGCCTGCTGCTGGACCCGGCCACCCGCCGCAACCTGGAACTAGTGCGCAGCCTGTCCGGAGACGAGCAGGGCCCCACCCTGCTCTCCGTGCTGGACCACAACGTCACCGTGCTGGGCCGGCGCCTGCTGCGCTCCTGGCTCTGGTCCGTGCCCGGCGAGCTGGCGGAGATCCACTCGCGCCAAGAGGCCGTCGGCGCCCTGCGCACGGAGCGCCGCAGCGAACGCGTGCGCGCGCAGCTGAGCGGCGTGGGTGATCTGGAGCGTCTGGTGGGGCGCCTCTCGGCAGGCAAGGCCAACGGCCGCGACCTGCGCGCGCTGGCGGGCGGTCTGGCCGTGGTGCCCGGGCTGCAGGGCGTGCTGGCCGACGCCCCCGCGCCGCGTCTGCTGCGGCTGGCGGGCGAACTGCAACCGCTGCCCGACGTGCTCAGCCGCATCCACCAGACCTTGGTGGACAGCCCGCCGCTCTCCGTCAGCCAGG from Candidatus Delongbacteria bacterium encodes the following:
- a CDS encoding lipopolysaccharide assembly protein LapA domain-containing protein, yielding MWFIRWLFTLLLLIYAVIFAALNLDPITLRIPYLPLIDTQPMSKAVVVLLAVALGILIWAVVSFLGSMQFRLRIRQLERQNRDLRLELANLRNKSILEDHSLEGTDAPVTKSDDSGALDLDLPDEDGDDDVFGDVTHVRNSER
- a CDS encoding tetratricopeptide repeat protein, with the protein product MDILFLLAALLIGLLIAYRWVRRKESGEGGDPFVDGLEAMVRRDWREAGRCFKRAVEQDSENIRAYEQLGRVFRELGELPKAVKIHSDLTVREGLSGVDRSRIHLELAKDLRKMGRLREAQEAAAKAVEADRRNVAALVVQLELHEQERRWDDALSVLKRIESVSGREQNNRRSQILVEQGRQKMADGQGRPGRILVKEALKLNPKSAAGYILMGDSYLTESRIDEAIQYWEKLPFEVPERASLVFERLEAVYFDHGRFGEMEKFYTRVIQQRPDNPDAYLALAGFYERKGDFALAISILENGLAKIPGSLDLSRMLIRLLARSGQTQRLVTYTVELADRLLRKSRLYRCRSCGHESDEFHFRCPGCQGWETLERPKLN
- a CDS encoding SPOR domain-containing protein, whose amino-acid sequence is MTRGALLLGALLAAAPAARGALTPELWATRDSLALARAAETEAERLLLATVRQRDPRQVAGVMRRLARLDVPRWQRREALVTLCEYFCVTGAADSLARRAGELRELTGEDWRCPLQAASAPVAAAAPGAWWVQVGAFSSESAAKAALKGLGSAAQRRVLRESALWKARLGPFASRGEAERAARDWQQAGRLKEFRLLEAAAK